From a single Canis aureus isolate CA01 chromosome 5, VMU_Caureus_v.1.0, whole genome shotgun sequence genomic region:
- the ZDHHC18 gene encoding palmitoyltransferase ZDHHC18 isoform X4: MTRAEGFPVTPVRWTEPKPIEHGKTDGISLPLHTYCPFLARQLTLAIPIIAAILFFFVMSCLLQTSFTDPGILPRATVCEAAALEKQIDNTGSSTYRPPPRTREVMINGQMVKLKYCFTCKMFRPPRTSHCSVCDNCVGQAALMQAEGVPLGECHKGTAMQEDPDKLSHGDCAWSPGSELITPAQHSPSERTAGNTHDSRQQERFDHHCPWVGNCVGRRNYRFFYAFILSLSFLTAFIFACVVTHLTLRSQGSNFLSTLKETPASVLELVICFFSIWSILGLSGFHTYLVASNLTTNEDIKGSWSSKRGGEASVNPYSHKSVITNCCAVLCGPLPPSLIDRRGFVQADTVLPSPIRSDEPACGAKPDASMGLPHPFSLL; this comes from the exons atgaccagagctgaag GTTTTCCAGTAACCCCCGTGCGGTGGACAGAACCTAAG CCTATAGAACATGGCAAAACTGATGGGATATCTCTCCCACTACATACATA ctgtccCTTCCTGGCCCGCCAGCTGACTCTCGCCATCCCCATCATCGCTGCCATCCTCTTCTTCTTCGTCATGAGCTGCCTGCTGCAGACAAGTTTCACcgaccctgggatcctgccccGGGCCACCGTCTGTGAGGCAGCCGCCCTGGAGAAGCAGATTG ATAACACAGGCAGTTCCACATACCGGCCACCCCCTCGGACCCGGGAGGTGATGATCAACGGGCAGATGGTCAAGTTGAAGTACTGTTTCACTTGCAAGATGTTTCGACCACCCCGGACCTCACACTGCAGTGTCTGTGACAATTGTGTGG GCCAGGCAGCCTTGATGCAGGCTGAGGGTGTGCCCCTGGGAGAGTGTCATAAGGGAACTGCTATGCAAGAGGACCCAGACAAGCTGAGCCATGGTGACTGTGCATGGTCCCCAGGCAGTGAGCTCATCACACCAGCTCAGCACTCCCCGAGTGAGAGAACAGCAGGGAACACCCATGACAGCAGGCAGCAAG AACGGTTTGATCATCACTGTCCCTGGGTGGGCAACTGTGTGGGGAGACGGAACTACCGCTTCTTCTATGCgtttattctctccctctcattcctgACGGCCTTCATCTTCGCATGTGTGGTCACCCACCTGACGCTGC GCTCTCAGGGAAGCAACTTCCTCTCCACTCTGAAGGAGACACCAGCAAG TGTGCTGGAGTTGGTGATCTGCTTCTTCTCCATCTGGTCCATCCTGGGCCTCTCAGGGTTTCATACTTACCTCGTCGCCTCCAACCTGACAACTAACGAAGAT ATCAAAGGCTCGTGGTCCAGCAAGAGGGGCGGTGAGGCCTCCGTCAATCCCTACAGCCATAAAAGTGTTATCACCAACTGCTGTGCTGTGCTCTGCGGCCCCCTACCTCCCAG CCTGATCGACCGAAGGGGATTTGTGCAGGCCGACACCGTATTGCCCTCACCCATCAGAAGCGATGAGCCAGCCTGTGGAGCCAAGCCCGACGCCAGCATG
- the ZDHHC18 gene encoding palmitoyltransferase ZDHHC18 isoform X3, translated as MKDCEYQQISPGAAPPPASPGARRPGPAAPPGPGPGPPPPAAAPRWSSSGSGSGSLGRRPRRKWEVFPGRNRFYCGGRLMLAGHGGVFALTLLLILTTTVLFFVFDCPFLARQLTLAIPIIAAILFFFVMSCLLQTSFTDPGILPRATVCEAAALEKQIDNTGSSTYRPPPRTREVMINGQMVKLKYCFTCKMFRPPRTSHCSVCDNCVERFDHHCPWVGNCVGRRNYRFFYAFILSLSFLTAFIFACVVTHLTLRSQGSNFLSTLKETPASVLELVICFFSIWSILGLSGFHTYLVASNLTTNEDIKGSWSSKRGGEASVNPYSHKSVITNCCAVLCGPLPPSLIDRRGFVQADTVLPSPIRSDEPACGAKPDASMVGGHP; from the exons ATGAAGGACTGCGAGTACCAGCAGATcagccccggggccgccccgccgcccgcctcccctGGGGCGCGCCGtcccggccccgccgcgccccccggcccgggccccgggcccccgccgcccgccgccgcgccgcgcTGGAGCAGCAGTGGCAGCGGCAGCGGGAGCCTCGGCCGCCGCCCGCGGCGCAAGTGGGAGGTGTTCCCGGGCCGCAACCGCTTCTACTGCGGCGGCCGCCTTATGCTGGCCGGCCACGGCGGCGTCTTCGCACTCACGTTGCTGCTCATCCTCACCACCACCGTCCTCTTCTTCGTCTTCGA ctgtccCTTCCTGGCCCGCCAGCTGACTCTCGCCATCCCCATCATCGCTGCCATCCTCTTCTTCTTCGTCATGAGCTGCCTGCTGCAGACAAGTTTCACcgaccctgggatcctgccccGGGCCACCGTCTGTGAGGCAGCCGCCCTGGAGAAGCAGATTG ATAACACAGGCAGTTCCACATACCGGCCACCCCCTCGGACCCGGGAGGTGATGATCAACGGGCAGATGGTCAAGTTGAAGTACTGTTTCACTTGCAAGATGTTTCGACCACCCCGGACCTCACACTGCAGTGTCTGTGACAATTGTGTGG AACGGTTTGATCATCACTGTCCCTGGGTGGGCAACTGTGTGGGGAGACGGAACTACCGCTTCTTCTATGCgtttattctctccctctcattcctgACGGCCTTCATCTTCGCATGTGTGGTCACCCACCTGACGCTGC GCTCTCAGGGAAGCAACTTCCTCTCCACTCTGAAGGAGACACCAGCAAG TGTGCTGGAGTTGGTGATCTGCTTCTTCTCCATCTGGTCCATCCTGGGCCTCTCAGGGTTTCATACTTACCTCGTCGCCTCCAACCTGACAACTAACGAAGAT ATCAAAGGCTCGTGGTCCAGCAAGAGGGGCGGTGAGGCCTCCGTCAATCCCTACAGCCATAAAAGTGTTATCACCAACTGCTGTGCTGTGCTCTGCGGCCCCCTACCTCCCAG CCTGATCGACCGAAGGGGATTTGTGCAGGCCGACACCGTATTGCCCTCACCCATCAGAAGCGATGAGCCAGCCTGTGGAGCCAAGCCCGACGCCAGCATGGTAGGAGGCCACCCCTGA
- the ZDHHC18 gene encoding palmitoyltransferase ZDHHC18 isoform X1 yields the protein MTRAEGFPVTPVRWTEPKPIEHGKTDGISLPLHTYCPFLARQLTLAIPIIAAILFFFVMSCLLQTSFTDPGILPRATVCEAAALEKQIDNTGSSTYRPPPRTREVMINGQMVKLKYCFTCKMFRPPRTSHCSVCDNCVGQAALMQAEGVPLGECHKGTAMQEDPDKLSHGDCAWSPGSELITPAQHSPSERTAGNTHDSRQQERFDHHCPWVGNCVGRRNYRFFYAFILSLSFLTAFIFACVVTHLTLRSQGSNFLSTLKETPASVLELVICFFSIWSILGLSGFHTYLVASNLTTNEDIKGSWSSKRGGEASVNPYSHKSVITNCCAVLCGPLPPSLIDRRGFVQADTVLPSPIRSDEPACGAKPDASMCVRGLKDLLRTAALCLSRSGLRGARHPAPPPA from the exons atgaccagagctgaag GTTTTCCAGTAACCCCCGTGCGGTGGACAGAACCTAAG CCTATAGAACATGGCAAAACTGATGGGATATCTCTCCCACTACATACATA ctgtccCTTCCTGGCCCGCCAGCTGACTCTCGCCATCCCCATCATCGCTGCCATCCTCTTCTTCTTCGTCATGAGCTGCCTGCTGCAGACAAGTTTCACcgaccctgggatcctgccccGGGCCACCGTCTGTGAGGCAGCCGCCCTGGAGAAGCAGATTG ATAACACAGGCAGTTCCACATACCGGCCACCCCCTCGGACCCGGGAGGTGATGATCAACGGGCAGATGGTCAAGTTGAAGTACTGTTTCACTTGCAAGATGTTTCGACCACCCCGGACCTCACACTGCAGTGTCTGTGACAATTGTGTGG GCCAGGCAGCCTTGATGCAGGCTGAGGGTGTGCCCCTGGGAGAGTGTCATAAGGGAACTGCTATGCAAGAGGACCCAGACAAGCTGAGCCATGGTGACTGTGCATGGTCCCCAGGCAGTGAGCTCATCACACCAGCTCAGCACTCCCCGAGTGAGAGAACAGCAGGGAACACCCATGACAGCAGGCAGCAAG AACGGTTTGATCATCACTGTCCCTGGGTGGGCAACTGTGTGGGGAGACGGAACTACCGCTTCTTCTATGCgtttattctctccctctcattcctgACGGCCTTCATCTTCGCATGTGTGGTCACCCACCTGACGCTGC GCTCTCAGGGAAGCAACTTCCTCTCCACTCTGAAGGAGACACCAGCAAG TGTGCTGGAGTTGGTGATCTGCTTCTTCTCCATCTGGTCCATCCTGGGCCTCTCAGGGTTTCATACTTACCTCGTCGCCTCCAACCTGACAACTAACGAAGAT ATCAAAGGCTCGTGGTCCAGCAAGAGGGGCGGTGAGGCCTCCGTCAATCCCTACAGCCATAAAAGTGTTATCACCAACTGCTGTGCTGTGCTCTGCGGCCCCCTACCTCCCAG CCTGATCGACCGAAGGGGATTTGTGCAGGCCGACACCGTATTGCCCTCACCCATCAGAAGCGATGAGCCAGCCTGTGGAGCCAAGCCCGACGCCAGCATG TGTGTGCGGGGGCTTAAGGACCTCCTGAGGACCgctgctctctgcctctccaggagTGGCCTGAGGGGAGCCAGGCACCCGGCACCTCCACCTGCCTAA
- the ZDHHC18 gene encoding palmitoyltransferase ZDHHC18 isoform X2, translating into MTRAEGFPVTPVRWTEPKPIEHGKTDGISLPLHTYCPFLARQLTLAIPIIAAILFFFVMSCLLQTSFTDPGILPRATVCEAAALEKQIDNTGSSTYRPPPRTREVMINGQMVKLKYCFTCKMFRPPRTSHCSVCDNCVGQAALMQAEGVPLGECHKGTAMQEDPDKLSHGDCAWSPGSELITPAQHSPSERTAGNTHDSRQQERFDHHCPWVGNCVGRRNYRFFYAFILSLSFLTAFIFACVVTHLTLRSQGSNFLSTLKETPASVLELVICFFSIWSILGLSGFHTYLVASNLTTNEDIKGSWSSKRGGEASVNPYSHKSVITNCCAVLCGPLPPSLIDRRGFVQADTVLPSPIRSDEPACGAKPDASMEDTCQDFAISCTA; encoded by the exons atgaccagagctgaag GTTTTCCAGTAACCCCCGTGCGGTGGACAGAACCTAAG CCTATAGAACATGGCAAAACTGATGGGATATCTCTCCCACTACATACATA ctgtccCTTCCTGGCCCGCCAGCTGACTCTCGCCATCCCCATCATCGCTGCCATCCTCTTCTTCTTCGTCATGAGCTGCCTGCTGCAGACAAGTTTCACcgaccctgggatcctgccccGGGCCACCGTCTGTGAGGCAGCCGCCCTGGAGAAGCAGATTG ATAACACAGGCAGTTCCACATACCGGCCACCCCCTCGGACCCGGGAGGTGATGATCAACGGGCAGATGGTCAAGTTGAAGTACTGTTTCACTTGCAAGATGTTTCGACCACCCCGGACCTCACACTGCAGTGTCTGTGACAATTGTGTGG GCCAGGCAGCCTTGATGCAGGCTGAGGGTGTGCCCCTGGGAGAGTGTCATAAGGGAACTGCTATGCAAGAGGACCCAGACAAGCTGAGCCATGGTGACTGTGCATGGTCCCCAGGCAGTGAGCTCATCACACCAGCTCAGCACTCCCCGAGTGAGAGAACAGCAGGGAACACCCATGACAGCAGGCAGCAAG AACGGTTTGATCATCACTGTCCCTGGGTGGGCAACTGTGTGGGGAGACGGAACTACCGCTTCTTCTATGCgtttattctctccctctcattcctgACGGCCTTCATCTTCGCATGTGTGGTCACCCACCTGACGCTGC GCTCTCAGGGAAGCAACTTCCTCTCCACTCTGAAGGAGACACCAGCAAG TGTGCTGGAGTTGGTGATCTGCTTCTTCTCCATCTGGTCCATCCTGGGCCTCTCAGGGTTTCATACTTACCTCGTCGCCTCCAACCTGACAACTAACGAAGAT ATCAAAGGCTCGTGGTCCAGCAAGAGGGGCGGTGAGGCCTCCGTCAATCCCTACAGCCATAAAAGTGTTATCACCAACTGCTGTGCTGTGCTCTGCGGCCCCCTACCTCCCAG CCTGATCGACCGAAGGGGATTTGTGCAGGCCGACACCGTATTGCCCTCACCCATCAGAAGCGATGAGCCAGCCTGTGGAGCCAAGCCCGACGCCAGCATG GAGGACACCTGTCAGGATTTTGCCATCTCCTGCACAGCCTGA